A region of Colletotrichum higginsianum IMI 349063 chromosome 10, whole genome shotgun sequence DNA encodes the following proteins:
- a CDS encoding Membrane protein, with translation MRQTPLSASKLGMDRRWWLLAVPALWIVAHNVQYIFGVPYMGDPEVMWATRRRLFGKLHILGGGFAMFCGPLQFLGGLRRHYPAAHRWIGRVYNLGIAVGGANAFKMALAASCHPLGQIGFAVLAGIWLATCALGLLAVLQGDVEAHKHWMMRNYAATYAAVTLRVQMPLLMASGMLPYHAAAVAGWTSWIPNLVAAEWWITRSPAEKRLKTK, from the coding sequence ATGCGCCAGACGCCGCTGTCCGCCTCCAAACTAGGCATGGATCGGCGGTGGTggctcctcgccgtccccgccCTGTGGATCGTCGCCCACAATGTCCAGTACATCTTCGGCGTCCCGTACATGGGCGACCCGGAGGTGATGTGGGCGACCCGGCGGAGGCTCTTCGGCAAGCTCcacatcctcggcggcggcttcgccATGTTCTGCGGCCCCTTGCAGtttctcggcggcctccggCGTCACTACCCGGCCGCGCACCGCTGGATCGGCCGCGTCTAcaacctcggcatcgccgtcggggGCGCCAACGCCTTCAAgatggccttggccgcctcctGCCACCCCCTCGGCCAGATCGGCTTCGCCGTCCTGGCCGGCATCTGGCTGGCCACGTGCGCactcggcctcctcgcggTCCTccagggcgacgtcgaggcccaCAAGCACTGGATGATGCGCAACTACGCCGCGACTTACGCCGCCGTCACGCTGCGCGTCCAGATGCCGTTGCTCATGGCCTCGGGCATGCTTCCCTACCacgccgctgccgttgccggctgGACGAGCTGGATCCCAAACCTCGTCGCTGCTGAGTGGTGGATAACGAGGTCCCCTGCGGAGAAGAGGCTCAAAACGAAGTAA
- a CDS encoding Pectate lyase c — translation MNLIYPPKGLYISDLLRPSRTRFCCPSLTHTLSTLNQLLHSFFYFHFYSPSPTCVFYPFPIKMQFFKFGLVPLLAALPGALACNGYTGGVPKATGTVSSKSYIEIKSGQVFDGQWKRYDRGSGACGGQSEGDYKDSVFYIQAGGTLKNAIIGKNQAEGVHCNGHCTLEFVWFEDVCEDAISIKNDKAGKQTWIIGGGAYHASDKVIQHNGCGTVNVINYYVEDYGKLYRSCGNCKSQCKRTVNLEGITAKNGGELAGINSNLGDRATLKNVCADAKTKCQKYNGCAGGCEPKKAGTC, via the exons ATGAACCTCATTTACCCACCGAAAGGTTTGTATATAAGTGATCTTCTCCGACCCTCTCGGACTCGGTTTTGCTGCccatcactcactcacactctCTCAACCTTAAACCAACTACTACATTCATTCTTTTATTTTCATTTTTATTCTCCCTCACCCACGTGTGTGTTCTACCCTTTTCCCATCAAAATGCAGTTCTTCAAGTTCGGCCTGGTGCCTCTGCTGGCTGCCCtccccggcgccctcgcctGCAACGGCTACACCGGCGGCGTCCCCAAGGCCACCGGCACCGTCTCCTCCAAGTCCTACATCGAGATCAAGTCCGGCCAGGTCTTTGACGGACAGTGGAAGCGCTACGACCGCGGCTCCGGTGCCTGCGGCGGCCAGTCCGAGGGTG ACTACAAGGACTCCGTCTTCTACatccaggccggcggcaccCTGAAgaacgccatcatcggcaagaaccaggccgagggcgtccaCTGCAACGGGCACTGCACGCTCGAGTTCGTCTGGTTCGAGGACGTCTGCGAGGACGCCATCTCCATCAAGAacgacaaggccggcaagcAGACCTGgatcatcggcggcggcgcctaCCACGCCTCCGACAAGGTCATCCAGCACAACGGCTGCGGTACCGTCAACGTCATCAACTACTACGTCGAGGACTACGGCAAGCTTTACCGTTCTTGCGGCAAC TGCAAGTCCCAGTGCAAGCGCACCGTCAACCTCGAGGGCATCACCGCcaagaacggcggcgagctcgccggcATCAACAGCAACCTGGGCGACCGCGCCACCCTCAAGAACGTCTGCGCCGACGCCAAGACCAAGTGCCAGAAGTACAACGGctgcgccggcggctgcgAGCCCAAGAAGGCCGGCACCTGCTAA